One Candidatus Blochmannia vicinus DNA window includes the following coding sequences:
- the zur gene encoding zinc uptake transcriptional repressor Zur, with protein sequence MNTNVQKILTQIKKLCEQRCVRLTPQRLAVLRLISQYNGAISAYNLLHLLRQSALPHAKPSTIYRALNFLLEQGFIHRIESTNSFMLCHYFFELSHNFAFFICNSCKQVTEQTTKGIEEILQNMAKITGFTMFNNIIEAHGLCTKCINIQLHSYLRS encoded by the coding sequence ATGAATACTAATGTCCAAAAAATCTTAACTCAAATTAAAAAATTATGCGAACAACGATGTGTACGTTTAACACCGCAACGATTAGCAGTATTACGATTAATATCTCAATACAACGGAGCTATCAGTGCTTATAATTTACTACATTTGCTGCGACAATCTGCGCTTCCTCATGCAAAACCCTCTACTATTTATCGAGCTTTAAATTTTTTGTTAGAACAAGGATTTATTCATCGTATTGAATCTACTAACAGTTTTATGCTATGTCATTATTTTTTTGAACTATCGCACAATTTTGCTTTTTTTATTTGTAATAGCTGCAAACAAGTTACTGAACAAACAACAAAAGGTATTGAAGAAATTTTGCAAAACATGGCTAAAATTACAGGATTTACTATGTTTAACAACATTATTGAAGCACACGGACTATGTACAAAATGTATTAATATTCAATTGCATTCATATCTGAGATCCTAA
- the dnaB gene encoding replicative DNA helicase produces the protein MHIAHDQQVNNIKIPPYSLEAEQSVLGGLMLDNTQWEYISIQVDSDDFFNYAHRIIFNEMKRLLETNKPIDLITLAESLEIQGRLESVGGFAYLAELSKNVPSTSNVAAYADIVRERSVIRAMIDIANKIADAGYNPRGRSSDELLDLAESLVFQISRSKSNHNLNPKGIDHILEKTVAHIEQVCNKPKYGVTGISSGYKDLDKKTDGLQKSDLIIIAARPSMGKTAFAMNLCEHAAMTETKPVLIFSLEMPGDQIMIRMLASLSRVDQVRIRTGRLNHEDRERVISAMKLLLEKRNIYIDDSSYLTPTEVRGRARRLCREHDGLSLIMIDYLQLMRVPSLSNNRTLEISEISRSLKALAKELKVPVIAISQLNRGLEQRIDKHPINSDLRESGAIEQDADLILFIYRDEVYHENSDMKGIAEIILGKQRNGPIGTIRLIFNGQWSRFDNYIGPACY, from the coding sequence ATGCATATTGCTCATGATCAACAAGTAAATAATATAAAAATACCACCGTATTCGTTAGAAGCTGAACAATCAGTATTAGGTGGTTTGATGTTAGACAATACTCAATGGGAATATATATCAATACAAGTAGATTCTGATGATTTTTTTAATTATGCTCATCGAATTATTTTTAACGAAATGAAACGTTTGTTAGAAACAAATAAACCTATTGATTTAATAACGTTAGCAGAATCTTTAGAAATTCAAGGAAGATTGGAATCAGTAGGAGGGTTTGCATATTTAGCGGAATTATCAAAAAATGTTCCTAGCACTTCTAATGTAGCTGCATATGCTGATATAGTACGTGAGCGTTCAGTAATACGAGCAATGATTGACATAGCAAATAAAATTGCTGATGCTGGATATAATCCTCGAGGAAGAAGTAGTGATGAACTATTAGATTTAGCTGAGTCTCTTGTTTTCCAAATTTCGCGCAGTAAAAGTAATCATAATCTTAATCCTAAAGGAATAGACCATATTTTAGAAAAAACAGTTGCTCATATTGAGCAGGTATGTAATAAGCCAAAATATGGTGTCACAGGTATATCTAGTGGGTATAAAGATCTTGATAAAAAAACTGATGGTCTACAAAAATCTGATCTTATTATTATAGCCGCTCGCCCTTCTATGGGAAAGACAGCTTTTGCTATGAATTTATGCGAACATGCAGCAATGACTGAAACAAAGCCAGTATTGATTTTTAGTTTAGAAATGCCTGGTGATCAAATTATGATACGTATGTTAGCTTCATTATCTCGAGTTGATCAAGTACGTATTCGTACGGGACGACTTAATCATGAAGATCGAGAAAGAGTTATTAGTGCTATGAAGCTGCTTTTGGAGAAACGTAATATATATATTGATGATTCTTCATATCTAACACCTACTGAGGTGCGTGGGCGTGCTCGTAGATTATGTCGCGAACATGATGGTTTAAGTTTAATTATGATTGACTATTTACAATTAATGAGAGTTCCGTCTTTATCTAATAATCGAACATTAGAAATTTCTGAAATTTCTCGATCGTTAAAAGCTTTGGCTAAAGAATTAAAAGTACCAGTAATAGCAATATCTCAATTAAATAGAGGTTTAGAACAACGTATTGATAAACATCCTATCAATTCGGATCTGCGTGAATCTGGAGCGATTGAACAGGATGCTGATCTTATTTTATTTATCTATCGTGATGAAGTATATCATGAAAATAGTGATATGAAAGGTATTGCTGAAATTATTCTGGGGAAACAACGTAACGGGCCTATTGGTACCATACGGCTAATTTTTAATGGACAATGGTCTCGATTTGATAATTATATCGGTCCTGCTTGTTATTGA
- the ssb gene encoding single-stranded DNA-binding protein — translation MANRGINKVILIGYLGQDPETRYMSNGNIVTNISVATTESWKDKQTNEFKEKTEWHRVVLFGKLAEIASEYLHKGSQVYVEGSLKTRKWQNQNGQDRYITEIIVNIGGRMQMLGNRHVAESSSASLENQDLIDNGSAVMPSSNDEVSTNVNFDDADIPF, via the coding sequence GTGGCTAATAGAGGGATTAATAAAGTTATTTTGATTGGTTATCTTGGTCAAGATCCAGAAACTCGTTATATGTCAAATGGGAATATAGTGACTAATATTTCTGTGGCTACTACTGAATCGTGGAAAGATAAACAAACCAATGAATTTAAAGAAAAAACTGAGTGGCATCGTGTGGTGTTATTTGGAAAGTTAGCAGAAATTGCGTCAGAATATCTTCATAAAGGCTCTCAGGTATATGTCGAAGGATCATTAAAAACTAGAAAATGGCAAAATCAAAATGGACAAGATCGATATATTACTGAAATTATTGTTAATATTGGAGGAAGAATGCAAATGTTGGGTAATCGCCATGTAGCAGAGAGCAGCAGCGCATCGTTGGAAAATCAGGATTTAATAGATAACGGTAGTGCCGTGATGCCATCATCTAACGATGAGGTATCTACTAATGTTAACTTCGATGACGCAGATATTCCTTTTTAG
- a CDS encoding Na+/H+ antiporter encodes MEIFFTILILTLAVSISGVITRILPFQIPLPLMQIVLGALLAWPKFGLHVDFNPELFLLLFIPPLLFSDGWKTPMREFLRHGGEIVLLALILVIITVVGIGYLIHWMIPEMPLVAALALAAVLSPTDAVALSGIVGEGRIPKKLMDILQGEALMNDASGLVSLKFAISVAMGTMVFSVSGASIEFIKVSMGGLLAGIIITWGYSKSLRFITRWSGGDPATQTIFLLLLPFAVYLVAEHIGVSGILSSVASGMTIGQSGIIRNAPLAMRLRGNSVWTMLEFVFNGMVFIMLGLQLPDILSTSISQAAMDPTIKTWMLFVYVIFIYAALMIVRFGWLWLMKHISLYCMIKHPMVFSEYSIREILIASFAGVRGAITLAGVLSIPLFLKDGAIFPLRYQLVFIATGVILFSLLCGVIVLPWLLRGIVVSDKLLQRKEERMARAIAAEVAIESLYKLEERLIHSQEENIDSQMINEVSARVIGNLRRRIDGNNDAHVMLTEDLERRMRLNALRAERGEYYHLRAQQKISNETLTKLLRDLDFLEALLAEHE; translated from the coding sequence ATGGAGATTTTTTTTACGATTCTTATTCTTACTTTAGCTGTCTCCATTTCAGGGGTGATAACACGGATTTTGCCATTTCAAATACCATTGCCATTAATGCAAATTGTATTAGGAGCTTTATTGGCTTGGCCAAAATTTGGATTACATGTAGATTTTAATCCTGAGTTGTTTTTATTACTTTTTATTCCTCCATTATTATTTTCAGACGGTTGGAAAACTCCCATGCGTGAATTTTTACGGCATGGGGGAGAAATTGTTCTGTTGGCATTAATATTGGTTATTATTACTGTAGTTGGTATCGGATATTTAATTCATTGGATGATACCAGAGATGCCCCTGGTAGCAGCATTGGCATTGGCGGCAGTTTTATCTCCAACTGATGCAGTGGCACTTTCAGGTATTGTAGGAGAAGGACGTATTCCCAAAAAACTTATGGATATTCTTCAAGGAGAAGCTTTAATGAATGATGCATCAGGTTTAGTTTCCCTTAAATTTGCTATTTCGGTAGCTATGGGCACTATGGTTTTTAGTGTAAGCGGAGCTTCTATAGAATTCATCAAAGTATCTATGGGTGGTTTGTTAGCAGGTATAATTATTACTTGGGGATACAGCAAATCATTAAGATTTATCACTCGTTGGAGCGGTGGCGATCCTGCTACTCAAACAATATTTCTTTTATTGTTACCTTTTGCTGTATATTTGGTTGCTGAGCATATTGGAGTATCTGGAATATTATCGTCAGTTGCTTCGGGAATGACTATTGGTCAATCTGGAATTATTCGAAATGCACCGTTAGCTATGCGTTTACGAGGAAATAGTGTTTGGACAATGTTAGAGTTTGTATTTAATGGTATGGTGTTCATTATGCTTGGATTGCAATTGCCAGATATTTTATCAACTTCTATTTCACAAGCAGCAATGGATCCGACTATTAAAACATGGATGTTATTTGTCTACGTAATTTTTATTTATGCTGCATTAATGATAGTTAGATTTGGGTGGCTATGGCTAATGAAACATATAAGTTTATATTGTATGATTAAGCACCCAATGGTATTTAGTGAATATAGCATACGAGAAATTTTAATTGCTTCTTTTGCCGGAGTACGCGGTGCTATTACGTTGGCAGGAGTACTTTCAATACCACTGTTCTTAAAAGATGGCGCAATTTTTCCACTTCGTTATCAATTGGTTTTTATTGCTACTGGCGTTATTTTGTTTTCTTTGTTATGTGGTGTAATTGTCTTGCCGTGGTTATTACGGGGAATTGTAGTATCTGATAAATTATTACAACGAAAAGAAGAGCGTATGGCACGGGCGATAGCAGCAGAAGTGGCTATCGAAAGTTTATATAAATTGGAAGAGCGGTTAATACATAGTCAAGAAGAAAATATTGATAGCCAAATGATTAATGAGGTAAGCGCGCGTGTTATAGGTAATTTACGTCGTCGTATAGATGGAAACAATGATGCACATGTTATGTTAACTGAAGACTTAGAAAGGCGAATGAGACTAAATGCATTACGCGCTGAACGAGGGGAATATTATCATTTACGTGCACAACAAAAAATTAGCAACGAAACATTAACGAAATTATTACGTGATTTAGATTTCTTAGAAGCTTTATTAGCGGAACATGAATAA
- the gltP gene encoding glutamate/aspartate:proton symporter GltP, with amino-acid sequence MKKFKITLAWKIFFALNLGIILGIVLHNQIELKDWMIATFLSPAGEIFIRMIKMIVVPIVMATLVVGIAGIGDARKLGSIGLKTIIYFEVITTIAIVLGVALANLLHPGYGIDMSVLSKTDISMYEQTTSEIQSNLVNTMLSLIPSNIVYSMARGDMLPVIFFSVIFGLGLATLPDKTKNPLLDIFNSIADTMFEVTHIVMRYAPIGVFALISVTVATFGFSSLLPLTKLVLLVYGAIVFFALVVLGVVARICNLRIWKLICILKEELILSFSTASSETVLPRIIEKMEAYGAPSTITGFVIPTGYSFNLDGSTLYQSIAAIFIAQLYGIELSLSQEIILVLTLMITSKGIAGVPGVSFVVLLATLGSVGIPLEGLAFIAGVDRVLDMGRTALNVIGNALAVLVIAKWENQYDTEQARLYESEMLRNK; translated from the coding sequence ATAAAAAAATTTAAAATTACCCTTGCTTGGAAAATTTTTTTTGCTTTAAACTTGGGTATTATTTTAGGAATAGTATTACATAATCAAATAGAATTAAAAGATTGGATGATCGCTACATTCCTTTCTCCAGCTGGAGAAATTTTTATTCGTATGATAAAAATGATTGTAGTTCCCATTGTAATGGCTACATTAGTAGTTGGGATAGCTGGTATTGGCGATGCTAGAAAACTGGGAAGTATTGGGTTGAAGACTATTATTTATTTTGAAGTTATTACAACAATTGCTATAGTACTTGGTGTGGCTTTGGCTAATTTGCTTCATCCTGGTTATGGAATTGATATGTCTGTGTTGTCTAAAACAGATATTTCTATGTATGAGCAAACTACATCTGAGATACAGTCAAATTTAGTAAATACTATGTTGTCGTTAATTCCTTCGAACATTGTTTATTCCATGGCTAGAGGAGATATGTTGCCAGTTATTTTTTTCTCGGTTATTTTTGGGCTTGGATTAGCCACGTTGCCAGATAAAACTAAAAACCCATTATTGGACATTTTTAATTCTATAGCGGATACTATGTTTGAAGTAACTCATATAGTTATGCGTTATGCTCCTATTGGAGTTTTTGCTTTAATTTCAGTTACAGTTGCAACTTTTGGTTTTAGTTCTTTATTGCCTCTTACGAAACTTGTGTTGTTGGTTTATGGTGCTATTGTTTTTTTTGCACTGGTAGTATTGGGTGTAGTGGCGCGTATATGTAATCTCAGAATTTGGAAATTAATTTGTATTTTAAAAGAAGAGCTTATCTTATCTTTTTCTACTGCTAGTTCAGAAACTGTATTACCACGTATTATAGAAAAAATGGAGGCTTATGGAGCTCCATCAACTATTACTGGATTTGTAATACCTACTGGTTATTCTTTTAATTTGGATGGATCGACTTTATATCAAAGTATTGCTGCTATTTTTATTGCACAGCTTTATGGTATTGAATTATCTTTAAGTCAAGAAATTATTTTAGTGTTGACTTTAATGATAACTTCTAAAGGTATTGCTGGTGTTCCTGGGGTTTCTTTTGTAGTATTGTTAGCTACATTAGGTAGCGTAGGTATTCCGTTAGAAGGATTAGCATTTATAGCAGGAGTGGATCGAGTATTAGACATGGGTCGTACAGCACTGAATGTGATAGGTAACGCCTTAGCAGTGTTGGTAATTGCAAAATGGGAAAATCAGTATGATACAGAGCAGGCGCGTCTGTATGAATCAGAGATGTTACGTAATAAATAA
- a CDS encoding Rid family detoxifying hydrolase — MQKHIMTINTKNAPAPLGPYAQAVKIENNNIVVFVSGQIPICPDTNTMSDNIYDQTHQALLNIKNIIETTGLKINNIVKTTLFIIDFNDLSKINTSYENFFNTYSAYEKTTLPARSCVGIFKLPKNAKIEIEAIAMHNFL; from the coding sequence ATGCAAAAACACATTATGACGATTAATACCAAAAATGCTCCTGCTCCTCTTGGTCCCTATGCCCAGGCTGTAAAGATAGAAAACAACAACATAGTAGTGTTTGTGTCTGGCCAAATTCCTATATGTCCAGACACAAACACTATGTCTGATAACATTTACGATCAAACCCATCAAGCTTTGCTAAATATTAAAAATATTATTGAAACCACCGGACTAAAAATAAATAATATTGTTAAAACCACATTATTTATCATTGATTTCAATGACTTATCTAAAATAAATACTAGTTATGAAAATTTTTTCAACACATATTCTGCTTATGAAAAGACAACTTTACCAGCACGCTCCTGTGTAGGAATTTTTAAGTTACCAAAAAATGCCAAAATAGAAATAGAAGCCATTGCAATGCATAATTTTTTATAA
- the argF gene encoding ornithine carbamoyltransferase, with protein MNQLYQRSFLRLINFTENEVKFLLQLSSHLKHQKNTQTEIQKLNRKNIVLIFENHSTRTRCAFEVAAFDQGARVTCLTPNISQIGHKESIKDTAKILGRMYHGILYRGYSQDIVTMLAQYSGVPVWNGLTMKFHPTQLLADLMTMQEQLPHKTFRQMTLAYVGDAKNNIGNSLLEAAAIMGFNLRLVSPKIFWPTQELFQNCQDLAQRNNGNITLTEDISNGVKDVDFLYTDVWVSMGENEKMWENRISLLSPYQVNHRMIQNTNNPNIKFLHCLPALHDTETTVGKKIAKKYNLNNGIEVTNDIFESSYSIVFDQAENRLHAVKALILATLLPDTCCFDPIHFNNS; from the coding sequence ATGAATCAATTATATCAACGATCTTTTTTGCGATTAATAAACTTTACTGAAAATGAAGTTAAATTTTTACTGCAATTATCAAGTCATTTAAAACATCAAAAAAATACACAAACTGAAATCCAAAAATTAAATAGAAAGAACATTGTACTCATTTTTGAAAACCATTCAACTAGAACAAGATGTGCTTTTGAAGTAGCAGCATTTGATCAGGGTGCACGCGTAACTTGCTTAACTCCAAATATTAGCCAAATTGGACATAAAGAATCCATTAAAGATACTGCTAAAATTTTGGGAAGAATGTATCATGGAATTCTATATCGTGGTTATAGCCAAGATATAGTTACTATGCTTGCACAATATTCTGGAGTACCGGTATGGAATGGTTTAACTATGAAATTTCACCCGACACAATTACTTGCTGATCTTATGACCATGCAAGAACAATTACCGCATAAAACGTTTCGTCAAATGACGCTAGCTTATGTAGGAGATGCAAAAAACAATATCGGTAATTCCTTATTAGAAGCTGCAGCAATAATGGGATTTAATTTAAGATTAGTATCGCCTAAAATATTTTGGCCCACACAAGAATTATTTCAAAATTGCCAAGATCTTGCGCAACGTAACAATGGTAATATTACACTTACTGAAGATATTTCTAATGGGGTAAAAGATGTAGACTTTTTATATACCGATGTATGGGTATCTATGGGAGAAAATGAAAAAATGTGGGAAAACCGTATTTCTTTACTATCTCCATATCAAGTAAACCATCGTATGATTCAAAATACCAACAATCCAAATATAAAATTTTTACACTGCTTACCGGCGTTACATGATACCGAAACCACTGTTGGTAAAAAAATAGCAAAAAAATATAATTTAAACAATGGGATAGAAGTAACAAATGATATATTTGAATCTTCATATAGTATAGTATTTGATCAAGCTGAAAATCGTTTACATGCTGTCAAAGCTCTTATTTTAGCAACATTACTTCCTGATACTTGTTGTTTTGATCCAATCCATTTTAATAATTCATAA
- a CDS encoding valine--tRNA ligase translates to MEKIYNPKNIEEPIYKFWEQGGYFNPHGDTSHKSYCIMMPPPNITGQLHLGHAFQQTIMDVLVRYQRMNGKNTLWQTGTDHAGIATQILVENKIYNDTGKIRHNYTRDDLIKKIWTWKQQSEKFITYQMRRLGNSVNWKRKCFTMDTEMSYAVKEAFIRLYQDNLIYKGKRLVNWDPTLQSAISDLEVVNKPMKGSMWYLYYKLNNSTIVTDHSTIDPSYLIVATTRPETILGDVAVAIHPEDSRYKNLIGKYVITPITNKCIPIIFDEHVDMFKGTGCVKITPAHDFNDYIIGKRHKLPMINIFSLNGKILKHPEVFDSYGKPNDQLYYNIPQMFHNLDSYHARKKMISECTKFNLLHDIKPHNSIIPCSDRTGTIIEPMLTNQWYIRAKILAQQAVNAVQVGMIDFVPKQYKNMYFGWMNNIQDWCISRQIWWGHEIPAWYDDTNNKIYVGHCEKDIRIKNQLDNDIILRKDNDVLDTWFSSSLWTFSSLGWPKDTNLLNIFHPTSIVISGFDIIFFWIARMIMLTMHFIKDNNGIPQIPFKTAYITGLMRDESGHKMSKSKGNIIDPIDLIDGISIESLLEKRTKDMLQPQLADKIIKCTKKQFPHGIKSHGTDALRFTLVALASSGRDIHWDMKRLTGYHNFCNKLWQASRFVLMHTKNQDCCISSSTEKLFSLADRWIVTKFHQTVKNFHKNLKIYRFDKIANILHKFIWHQFCDWYIELTKSTLCHGNTLEIRGTRYTLITLLESLLRLAHPIIPFITEKIWQEVKTITGNDGETIMLQPFPKYNVSMIDTESILDFEWIKHAVTAIRNVRTNMNITYNIPLQVVFRCTSPDVKKRILNNSNILCNIAYLKSIDFIPKHEVYPKSIAVSLGSTELLIRTPEKFNKNIKINQINKELESIKHKIEITQELLNNNNFINHAPTSIIKNKQELLNYYVQIKHKLLEQHAIITKL, encoded by the coding sequence GTGGAAAAAATATATAATCCTAAAAATATAGAAGAACCAATTTATAAATTCTGGGAACAAGGAGGTTACTTTAATCCTCATGGAGATACATCTCATAAGAGTTATTGTATTATGATGCCTCCTCCTAATATTACAGGACAATTACATCTCGGTCACGCATTTCAACAAACCATTATGGACGTTTTAGTGCGTTATCAAAGAATGAATGGAAAGAATACTTTATGGCAAACAGGCACAGATCATGCCGGTATTGCTACACAAATTCTAGTAGAAAACAAAATTTATAATGATACAGGTAAAATTAGACATAACTACACACGCGATGATTTAATAAAAAAAATTTGGACATGGAAGCAACAATCTGAAAAATTTATTACTTACCAAATGAGACGATTAGGAAATTCAGTCAATTGGAAACGAAAATGTTTCACTATGGATACAGAAATGTCTTATGCAGTAAAGGAAGCTTTTATTCGTTTATATCAAGATAATTTAATTTATAAAGGAAAAAGATTAGTAAATTGGGACCCTACATTACAAAGTGCAATTTCTGATTTAGAAGTTGTCAATAAACCAATGAAAGGATCCATGTGGTACCTATACTATAAATTAAATAACTCTACTATTGTTACAGATCATTCTACCATTGACCCAAGCTATTTAATTGTTGCAACGACACGTCCAGAAACTATATTAGGAGATGTCGCTGTCGCAATACATCCAGAAGATTCTCGTTATAAAAATTTGATTGGAAAATACGTAATCACACCAATAACTAACAAATGTATTCCTATCATTTTTGATGAACATGTAGATATGTTTAAAGGAACTGGTTGCGTTAAAATAACCCCTGCTCATGATTTCAACGATTATATAATAGGGAAGCGACATAAATTGCCCATGATAAACATTTTTTCACTTAATGGGAAAATTCTTAAACACCCAGAAGTATTTGATAGTTATGGAAAACCTAACGATCAATTATACTATAATATTCCTCAAATGTTTCATAATCTTGACAGTTATCATGCACGAAAAAAAATGATTTCTGAATGCACCAAATTCAATTTATTACATGATATAAAACCTCATAATTCAATAATTCCATGTAGCGATCGTACTGGGACTATAATTGAACCCATGTTAACTAATCAATGGTATATACGCGCTAAAATTTTAGCCCAACAAGCGGTAAATGCGGTACAAGTAGGTATGATTGATTTTGTACCAAAGCAATATAAAAATATGTATTTTGGTTGGATGAATAATATACAAGATTGGTGTATTTCTCGGCAAATATGGTGGGGGCATGAAATTCCTGCTTGGTATGATGATACTAATAATAAAATATATGTAGGACATTGCGAAAAAGATATCAGAATAAAAAATCAGTTAGATAATGATATAATATTACGCAAAGATAACGATGTATTAGATACATGGTTTTCTTCAAGTTTGTGGACATTTTCTAGTTTAGGTTGGCCTAAAGATACTAATTTATTAAATATTTTTCATCCTACTAGCATTGTAATAAGTGGATTTGATATCATATTTTTTTGGATTGCACGAATGATTATGTTAACCATGCATTTCATAAAAGATAATAATGGAATACCTCAAATTCCATTCAAAACCGCATACATTACTGGTCTTATGCGTGACGAGTCTGGTCACAAAATGTCAAAATCCAAAGGTAACATCATTGATCCAATAGATTTAATAGATGGAATTTCTATAGAGAGTTTATTAGAAAAACGTACAAAAGACATGCTGCAGCCACAATTGGCTGATAAAATTATAAAATGTACTAAAAAACAATTTCCTCATGGAATTAAATCTCATGGAACCGATGCTTTAAGATTTACTTTAGTAGCACTAGCATCATCTGGACGAGATATACACTGGGATATGAAACGGCTAACAGGTTATCATAATTTTTGTAATAAATTGTGGCAAGCTAGTCGCTTTGTATTAATGCATACTAAAAATCAAGATTGTTGCATATCTTCTTCTACAGAAAAATTATTTTCATTAGCAGATCGTTGGATCGTTACAAAATTTCATCAAACAGTTAAGAATTTCCATAAAAATTTAAAAATTTATCGTTTCGATAAAATAGCAAATATTTTGCATAAGTTTATTTGGCATCAATTCTGTGATTGGTATATAGAATTAACTAAATCAACACTTTGTCACGGAAATACACTGGAAATACGAGGAACACGTTATACATTAATTACATTACTAGAATCATTACTACGCTTAGCACATCCAATTATTCCTTTTATTACAGAAAAAATTTGGCAAGAAGTTAAAACAATTACTGGAAACGACGGTGAAACTATTATGTTACAACCATTTCCAAAATATAATGTATCCATGATTGACACTGAATCTATCCTAGATTTTGAATGGATCAAACATGCTGTCACAGCAATACGTAATGTTCGCACAAATATGAATATTACATATAATATCCCATTACAAGTAGTATTTAGGTGTACTTCACCAGATGTTAAAAAACGCATTTTAAATAATTCTAATATTCTATGCAATATTGCTTACTTAAAAAGTATCGATTTCATTCCAAAACATGAAGTATATCCAAAATCTATTGCTGTATCTTTAGGTTCAACAGAATTATTAATACGTACCCCAGAAAAATTTAATAAAAATATTAAAATTAATCAAATAAATAAAGAATTAGAATCAATAAAACATAAAATTGAAATAACGCAAGAATTACTAAATAACAATAATTTCATAAATCATGCACCAACGTCTATCATAAAAAATAAACAAGAATTATTAAATTATTATGTACAAATTAAACATAAATTACTTGAGCAACATGCTATAATAACAAAACTATAA
- a CDS encoding DNA polymerase III subunit chi has product MKHGTFYLIPQEFKQQTKFSYIEKLICNLISIQWRSGKKILVACENEHQAIKIDEILWTFDQNTFLPHNLFGKTVHAAPVIIYWSQCCYDNNPRDLLINLMKQNMDFFFNFNEIIDFVPATDILKKWARHRYQSYKKNGFKLNVINTPIS; this is encoded by the coding sequence ATGAAGCATGGCACTTTTTATTTGATACCTCAAGAATTTAAGCAACAAACTAAATTCAGTTATATAGAAAAACTTATTTGTAATTTGATAAGTATACAATGGAGATCTGGTAAAAAAATCTTAGTAGCTTGCGAAAACGAACATCAAGCTATAAAAATAGATGAAATATTATGGACATTTGATCAAAACACATTTTTACCCCATAATTTATTTGGAAAAACCGTTCATGCCGCTCCAGTAATTATATACTGGAGTCAATGTTGTTATGACAATAATCCAAGAGATCTATTAATTAATCTTATGAAACAAAATATGGATTTCTTTTTTAATTTTAATGAAATAATAGATTTTGTACCAGCAACTGACATTTTAAAAAAATGGGCAAGACATAGATACCAATCTTATAAAAAAAATGGATTTAAACTAAATGTTATTAATACCCCAATTTCATGA